The Glycine max cultivar Williams 82 chromosome 17, Glycine_max_v4.0, whole genome shotgun sequence genome contains the following window.
TAGAGATTAATCATCAGTGAAATTGGTGGATACTCTGCACTAATGTCATGGTCACCCAAAATAAAATCTCAGTCAACATAATGGATACCTAAAACAAGTATTTATGAACTAATAAAGGAGTAACGATACGatgataaagatgaaagcttttACACATAAATATGAGGTATGTTGACCTGGTTCTGATCCCAGAGATCACTGAACCTTACTGGCTCGCCGGCAGCGGTGAAAATGGTAACGTCACCGAGATTTTCCGCAATTTGGGGACTATACTCCGAATTGGAAACCGAAACCCTGGGAGAAGTGATAGAGTTCCTGAGGGTAACGCTGACACCCTTTGAGGCAATCAATTTGGGGGAATAGTTAAAGGGAGTGGCTGGGAAAGAGTGGGAATTTGGGGGTGGGATTGATGGACGGAAAGAAGGTGGCAGAGATTGCAGAGTTGCCATGGCGTGGTTTGCTAAGTTGTTGAATCCTTCAATTCGAAATGAAGACGAACCCTAACGTAGTGGAAAATGTGAAAGAAGATGGATGGTGTCGCTGTGGGAGAGACTCGGACTCAAAGCACAGAGCCAAAGAAATTTTCGTGGCGGGAGGTGACTGCTTTTCTCCACGGCATTAAGGGAACAtgatttaacttttttcttttttttggataaCTTATCTAATTTTTCTGTGATATGGAATTGTTATCATTACtattattaaattagttttaaaatttgacaatttttaGTGAATGATAATATAGAAATTAAGGATTTTTCTGTAATTACTGTGTCTTCTTTCTATAATAATTGTTATGCAAGAAAAACATTTATCACTGTatctttttaatgtaattttaattattttttctcttataatattaataatcacaataaaaattagataaatgaataaataatgataaaattaattttataaaattattattctctttttatttatatattattttaaaaaataataaatattatataacacatgaaatatatattatcatatgcgatgaaattgttgatttttataataataattattttaaaaattatatatttgatgatttttaaaaactaatccaATGAGTGTTGGTTCAAAGGTCTTACTTCTAAGAATCAAACTAAaatgattgattttaaaatataaagactaaatcaaattaaattgaaatacaataataaaatatattttactttaaataatatGTTTTAATCATTGTATTTCAATCAAATACTTTAAAGAGGATGAGACAAGAGaatggagagaaagagaagagagagtagAGAGAGAAGCGTCAAATAGTCTTGTAGCAATTCAAATTCTTAGTTTTGAtggtgaattttttaatttttctaattttaaataataaaaaatactttgacGAAACActagaatttcaaatactttttaAGTATATTATTCCAACAACATATTTCAATACCAAGGATTTtaaattctcaattaaattGAATTACTCACTTCAATTTTTCTCTTTGGATAAGCTATTAGGGCTAATTTTTAAGGAAACTAATGCAAAGGcggtaaaaataaagaaatgttattttaaagataaaaaaatgttattaatatacCCTTTTAAACAAACTCTTTATTAATAgatgaaaatgattaaaaatcataaaatttaaaaaatatcacttcttatttaataaacttcactcattgattttataatttataataaattttactcaacaataaaaatatgttactagccatttttatataaataatatcatGTGGGACTGTGTACAAGaaaaatacacttttttttctgtTGTAAACGGGCCTAAGCTCGAAGAAGGAACACTACAAATTAACTATGCAAAGCATCAGACATGAGCAcagaacataggctcaaaggagTTGTTCgtacaaagaaaaattaacattattaaCAAAAGCCAAGTCGGCAAGGGCATCAGCAGCAGCATTCCTTCCTTGTAAACATGCATAAATTTAACTTGCCATTGTTGAGAGAGAAGCTTCTTAATCTCACGAATTAACCTCTATCTAGCGGCACTTCCATTAGAAGCCTTggaaataaaatacttttaaccACTGCCATAGAGTCAACTTGCAGTTCAAGTTTCCTGATACGTTTCTGATACGCCATTTTCAGACTGTCCAAAACTCTTGCCCAGGTTCCTAACAAATCCCCCAGCCAACGACCATTGGGATCTCTTAACAAATTCCCCAGCTTCTTAAGAAAAATGCACTTTAGAATGATGATGCACTTGATCAATGTTGATGATAATTTGAAATGCACTGATAATTTTCAACCCATACGGTAGCATAGTCTTTAAGGAAGATTAGAGTAGCTGGTATATATACATCTTTAGGCATATACAGATTTGTATCTTCATATATTACAATCGTCATTTCTAAATCAAGTTTTGTTACTATGAAACTGAGTTCAAAGTAAACTATTTTAGACAAACATATTTATAGATTGaactttataatatttgtttatgatATTTAATCATATCATCCACAACTTGCAATATTTTGTCACCGATATCATTCAGAGAAATCTGGTATACTAAAACAAATCTTCCTAAACTGAAATTTCCTAATCTTAtgcaaattgaaaattttataaagtACAACATTAGGCCACTGGAGCTTTGCAGCAGACATCAAAAACATCATCTAAGGGGGCATGATCACCTGTCCCTTCATCTTTCCTCGCATAGAGTAGCTGTTTTCCTCTGAACACAAACATCCCTCCCTGACAAAAATAAGAATGGATCAATATTTTAGGGAATGTAAGTAATATTGTTTTAATCCTTTTTGCTACTAGATTAATGTATCAACCTGCTGCAACACACCACTTCTATCATCTGGAGTGGCTTCAATTGTATAGTTCTTGACAGCTTTCTGCAGAGCATCAAATCTCGAAAACACCTTGATCTGTGATATCAATTTTAAGGTTGAAAAATTAGATTAATCAACATACATAATTGAAAATgtcatacaaaaataaatatatacttcAAAGAAGTTGGAGACTAAGCTTACACTGGATGGATTGAAGAAAGTTCGGCCAAAACCATAGTATAGGTTCAAAACATGATATGCCTGAAAGAAGGTGAAATTGGTGAATATTCAACTAGGAGATAAGTCTTAGTGGGTAAATGTTCAACTAGCTACCCACATGTTACCTTGCGATCAGGATCAGCATAAAGGCAATCCAATGGAAATGGTAactgaaaatacaaaatatcaagacaaaaagaaaacatcAGTTCTGACATCAGGTACATGTTAATACTAATATAATACAAATAGGTAATTTACATGAAGTCTTCAAAATTCAGATATACTGAGATCCAAATTCTATGCTTTATCAAGATAAAAATGGCCATTGGCCATTCTACTCTCGAGCAAATTTGCAACACAAATGCTGAACCTTCAATGAAATGGATTTAAACGATCACAGACCACTCAGCCAAAATATACTCAAGACTAATAACTGAAAATAAATTTCACTAGTATGGTACTTGATGGGACCATGATGATAGACAAGGTTTAGACTTTAGATAGAGTACTAAAGTACATGTGTAGATATTTGCTTTAAGAAAAAGACACGTATCCAAGTCCGTACTGTATGAGTGTATGGTAACAATTTTAGTGTGTGTCCATACTTGATGTTGTACACAGTTACACACCCAGACATGCAAATACATTATCTTACATGGAATATACTTTCTTTTTAatgcacctttttttttttttacaaactggTAAAACAAGAATATTGAAATGAACcatgaaaaatcaataaaacaaaaaaacattaatttaaaaatgcaaCATCTAACTCAActacaaaatattgaaagatttttcaaatcttaattgtaaaatataacaaatacagtacataattattttttagtatgtGTGGGTACAGGGTGGGTTGCCTACAATAATATCATAACCCAGACCCTAAAATCTTTTAGGAGTAATTACCTTGGCCTTTGTTCATTGGAGGTAATTTTTATGAGTATCAATTGGGTTTAGGTTGAGGGCGaaccctggtgcagcggtaaagttgtgccttggtgacttgttggtcatgggttcgaatccggaaacagcctctttgcatatgcaagggtaaggctgcgtacaacatccctcccccataccttcacatagcgaagagcctccaggcaatggggtacgaagtaaAGTAATCAATTGGGTTTAGGTTGGATTGTCATCCTTAATCCAAAACCTTGACTAAAAATTAGCATTTGTTGAGTCAAAAGTTTTACCAGAATCAACCTTTCCAGATCTAATGTCACACCTAAACTAACAAGGGATGCCCTTTTAAACAGGTAAGATAACAAATAATGATTGCTAAAAAATAACCCCAACAAATAAGACCCCCAAAAAATGGACTTGTAAGGCTTGTCTCTtgctttattttatgttattttaaaggCATGTAGTACTATGCTAGGAAAAACACTGAAGTGAGAAAGGAGAACAAGAAAATTACTCGTTCAGCAAGCATACGGGCTTTATTGGGAGTACCAATACCCACTGCAATTAGTTTGACACCAGCTGAATCAAACCTTGCTTTGGATTCTTTCAAGGCTGAAGCCAATTCCCAGCTTAGAACAAGAGCAGACAATGCATAAATTAGAAGATGAACGATCATTCAATCATGTCTTGATTGATGACCAAAGGTGAGGATCAGTTACCAGCATGGGCATCCAAAGTGCCTCAACAGTGCCACCACAGCTATACCCTACAAGAACTAAGTTGATTAATCACCGAGGAAGCATGGACACAAGACTCAACACAAATTCGGTTTGACAACTTTTAAGAAAGTTTAAGACAACTATATACTCCTACAACTCATCAGTCGTCACAAATAATTGTTAgtataacttttaaagtaattattgtaaaaattatcaaatttatcatacatagaTGTCTGTGATTAGATGATCATGTAAAaccatttttataaattatcgtTTCATATatggtaaaattatattttttaaaaaacaaaaggaaacaacacacctataaatataatacaacatataaaattaatctaaaattaacATACAAGTTTAAACATTAAATCACAGAAGAAAATGCTTTCTTTAAATTGAGTATGAATCATTATAGACATATAATAAGTTGCAAAACATATCTAATTCTTGTAGTATTCTAATCGATATtggtataaattttattttgaaaacaagtaagaaaattataaaaatgcaaCCAAAGCTAATTGAAGTATACATACAATTTGTTAACAAAATGGGTACCCAAAAGCAAGCATGTATGGTGTAACAAAGGAGTTATAAAATGGTGATAAAAATGAAAGCTTTAACCCATGAATATGAGGTATGTTGACCTGGCTCTGATCCCAGAGATCACTGAACCTTACTGGCTCGCCAGTGGCAGTGAAAATAGTAACGTCACCGAGATTTTCCGCAATTTGGGTACTATACTCCGAATTGGAAACCGAAACCCTGGGAGAAACGATAGAGTGTCTTACGGTAACACTGCCACCCTTTGAGCCAATCGATTTGGGGGAATAATTAAAGGGAGTGGCTGGGAAAGTGTGAGAATTTGGGGATGGGATTGATGGACGGAAAGAAGGTCGCAGTGATTGAAGAGTTGCCATGGCGTGGTTGGCGAAGTTGTTGAATTTGAAATGAAGACGAACCCTAACGTAGATTTGGTGGTGGAAAGTGGAAACTGTGGAAGAAGATCGATGTTGTCACTGTAGATGAGATTCAGTCTCAAAGCACAGAGCCACAGAAATTTCCGTGGCGGGAGTGTCTTTCCTTCCTCCACGCCGATAACCGAATATccgaacatgatttttttttttttttacagaaaatagtttgatttaatttttctgtGATTGTCTAGTTGAGTTAAAAGAAACTGACTTGAGTGTAATTGTTACAATTAGTTAAATTGGTTGAAAAATATGGTAGTAATATACAATTGAATAATAGTATAGAAGTTAATCCAAATATACTAATTGAGttttatacaattatttaagtaaaaattatatgataaaatgattagttttataataattgcgaAATATATTAGAAGTGTTCACACATGTGGGTGacctataaatttaaattgattcaaataaaatagtttggattggattatttatgtatttgagtCAGAATCGAATTGAATAAGTCGAattgaatatttgaattaattatgatataaaatattaattctaagaagaaaaaaaaattaaatttaaatagataATCTGTTGACCTAAATCGAACTAAATCGTTcatgaataaattatattggattggatttgaaagaaaaaaattataaaaatcgaATCCAATCAAATCATGTCAAATTTGTGTTTCTTAAACATGTGATTCAAGATTTAAATTctaattcttaaatattaaataaatcatattaaaaaaaatacttatcatCCAAAATTGAAtccatctttatatatatatatatatacatatatatatatatatatatatatatatatatatatatataaaacctcATTTTGCTAATCGATCAACACATTGGTTTCCCTCTCCcaataaatatcaattaatttattggatatttaaaaatcaagttTATCCTTTCAGCTAACTGTCAACCatcttataaattattgttattaaacaTACATAACTTTAGGCTTAATCCAAAGGAGTAAAAATCAAATGGCGTTAAAAGTTTTGGTATATTACCgacttaaaaattattcaatgatAAAAGAGTGCGACTTTATCGTTAATGTTAATATtagctattttaaaaaaatattaatacacaaataaaagggtcaaaattaattttttccctttttataaatttgaagttgttttactttaacatctcatatggttagtgtttttttatttttgtagtgTTCCTACTTCCCCacccaataaaaaaagaagataattttttattttatttttttgattattctGTTTCCAAATTTAACTGCAAAACAACCCAACTATACCATAAAAAGAGTATAGCAGGTTCTTTGACTAGCTTATCCGTCTTTTCTATTAACTTCCTTTCTTACACTTGACTCCAAAATATGGTCTGCCATTCAATAATTTATCACTTTCATTAGGTAACATGTTATTTTCATTCCCCCACCAATAAAGATTCCTATCGTACTTTTAATTTGGACAATGCTTCGAAAATACAGAACAATCCTTTTCATTATTTACAAAGTGCTCTTTGACAAAATAACCTGGGAATCAACTATTTAGAACTGAACCACTGTCCATTTTGTTCATGGTGATGTTAATTTTGATTCCAAAGTTGCATAATTGTGCAGTTGCCTACCAATAACGACAATGACTTTAAACGCCTTAAAGTAATTGTTTGAGCTTAAATTAATGTTGAAATAACTtatataatgataatataaaataattttatattgttatttaattattatgtataataaatttatcaatttttagcATATCAATTTTAAAGTCTTACTAAGGATAATTTTTCATcagttaattatataaaagtttttatactAACCAATGCTCCATAATCATTCAACTCTTAACTTTATAGTATATTAATAGAAAGTAGAAATTGCAGCTAAAACTGAAACTAACATATCCAAATGCCTTATCCTAGCATCGAATTGTTTACTGCTAATCCTTGCATGTGCTAGTATTAGGCACCTCAGTTTTCACATGCAGGAAAAAAAGCCGCACAAACACAATGTATAATTATTGATGAAAATTATTGCGGAAGACCACTAAATTCTAAGAAAGTGGCCTATAATAGTGTGGAGGGAACGTTATGGATTCCTTTATCTTCAAATTGAATGGTGGCACCGTTTGACCTTTCAAACGACACCAAAAGACATGGTGTATAAGATGCAAAAAACATTATAGTTGAAATATCAGTCATTGAATCCATCACCCATTCCACCTACCAATAAATCAACAATTGAATTGTCATTGCAACTTGCGAGTAGTAACATACAAACT
Protein-coding sequences here:
- the LOC100806055 gene encoding Thioredoxin-like protein AAED1, chloroplastic-like, producing the protein MATLQSLRPSFRPSIPSPNSHTFPATPFNYSPKSIGSKGGSVTVRHSIVSPRVSVSNSEYSTQIAENLGDVTIFTATGEPVRFSDLWDQSQGIAVVALLRHFGCPCCWELASALKESKARFDSAGVKLIAVGIGTPNKARMLAERLPFPLDCLYADPDRKAYHVLNLYYGFGRTFFNPSSIKVFSRFDALQKAVKNYTIEATPDDRSGVLQQGGMFVFRGKQLLYARKDEGTGDHAPLDDVFDVCCKAPVA